The following are encoded in a window of Methanomassiliicoccales archaeon genomic DNA:
- a CDS encoding helix-turn-helix domain-containing protein has product MAPSELNGLLSNYEEIRNTLRHLGLSDYEARAYIALVVKGHGTAEDIAKIGGIPRTSSYKVLESLVSRKLAQMTKSRPAVFHAVSPIEVRKIFVDEIDAAFNVLERMQGVLTEKGTPQLVYTIMGREKILAKIGELLEVSTFRFFISTPSMPPIRKRFMQKFREAVNRGVEVIVVAEPSVKVPPCTVIFRRTELIATDVICDGRKALIASPDYSICGYSDNPFLVEYLETFMMSPFGDKKPHRI; this is encoded by the coding sequence ATGGCTCCATCCGAGTTAAACGGTTTATTAAGCAATTACGAAGAAATACGAAACACACTCAGGCACTTGGGTCTTTCCGATTACGAAGCTAGAGCATATATCGCGCTAGTGGTAAAGGGTCATGGGACTGCCGAGGATATTGCAAAGATTGGAGGAATTCCGAGGACGTCTTCATATAAAGTTCTAGAAAGTCTCGTATCGAGGAAACTGGCGCAGATGACAAAGAGTCGACCTGCTGTTTTTCATGCAGTCTCGCCGATAGAAGTGAGAAAAATCTTCGTTGATGAAATTGATGCAGCATTCAATGTCTTGGAAAGGATGCAAGGCGTTCTCACTGAGAAGGGCACACCTCAATTAGTATATACGATTATGGGTCGTGAGAAAATACTCGCGAAAATTGGAGAACTTCTAGAAGTATCAACATTTCGATTTTTTATTTCCACACCTTCCATGCCCCCAATTAGAAAGCGATTTATGCAAAAATTTAGGGAAGCAGTAAATAGGGGCGTCGAGGTAATAGTAGTTGCTGAACCATCAGTTAAGGTTCCACCATGTACCGTAATTTTCAGACGAACAGAGCTGATCGCAACTGATGTTATTTGTGACGGAAGAAAAGCGCTGATTGCATCTCCCGATTATTCGATCTGTGGTTACTCTGACAATCCCTTTTTGGTGGAATATCTTGAAACTTTCATGATGTCCCCGTTTGGAGATAAAAAACCTCATCGAATTTAG
- a CDS encoding radical SAM protein, which yields MIVKQSSLQKGLPKDTQSICPECRRIISARIFEANGKVLMEKECPAHGKFVDTYWSDAELYLKAEKFAYDGIGVIDPFIKDATGCPEECGLCNLHLSHTSLANIDLTNRCNLRCPICFANANAAGYVYEPSFEVVVTMLKTLRNQRPVPTPAIQFSGGEPTIYPHITEVVKKAKELGFAQIQIATNGLRLAQDEEFLRQISEAGLNTIYLQFDGLREEIYIKTRGRPLLETKKKVIDNLRKMDRHPSVVLVPTIVKGVNDDQVGPILKYAIENSDIIRGVNYQPVAFTGRISKEERDKERYTLTDLVHDIELQTGYASKDDWYPVPSVVPVSTFVSAILNQPKVTFTAHPHCGLATYLFVKDTNNVIPLTRFVEVEPLFEELFYLSERTERARIKLLAKIKALGILRKHIDKEKTPEGLKISDFLQLLSTVLSDETKEGLAEFSWNMMFVGGMHFQDAYNYDIERVKRCVIHYAVPDGRIIPFCAYNGGPTYREEIERKYSVPLEEWRKTRGSDYT from the coding sequence ATGATTGTAAAACAAAGTTCGTTACAAAAAGGACTCCCGAAAGATACTCAATCAATTTGCCCAGAATGCAGAAGAATTATATCTGCAAGAATATTCGAAGCCAATGGAAAAGTTCTAATGGAAAAGGAGTGCCCAGCCCACGGTAAATTCGTTGATACGTATTGGTCAGATGCAGAATTATACCTCAAGGCTGAGAAATTTGCGTACGATGGGATCGGGGTCATCGATCCTTTTATCAAAGATGCAACTGGATGTCCAGAAGAATGCGGCCTATGCAACCTCCATTTGAGTCATACTTCCTTGGCGAACATCGATCTAACAAATCGGTGCAATCTTAGGTGCCCAATATGCTTTGCAAATGCAAATGCAGCGGGATACGTTTACGAGCCTTCATTCGAAGTAGTAGTTACAATGCTTAAGACATTGAGAAATCAAAGACCCGTTCCCACCCCGGCTATCCAATTCTCTGGCGGAGAGCCAACGATATATCCACATATAACTGAAGTTGTGAAGAAAGCAAAGGAGTTGGGATTTGCACAAATTCAGATCGCAACAAATGGCCTGAGACTCGCTCAAGATGAGGAATTTCTTAGACAGATATCAGAAGCGGGGCTAAATACAATCTACTTACAATTCGACGGTTTGCGGGAAGAAATTTACATTAAGACTAGAGGTCGGCCACTTCTTGAGACAAAAAAGAAGGTTATTGACAATCTAAGAAAAATGGACAGGCATCCTTCTGTCGTGCTTGTACCCACGATCGTTAAGGGCGTAAATGATGACCAAGTTGGACCCATTTTGAAATACGCGATTGAAAACTCTGATATTATCAGAGGTGTTAACTATCAGCCAGTTGCCTTCACAGGTAGAATAAGCAAGGAGGAAAGAGACAAGGAGAGATACACGCTAACGGACTTGGTTCATGATATTGAGCTTCAAACAGGATATGCTTCAAAAGATGATTGGTACCCTGTACCAAGTGTTGTACCTGTATCGACATTTGTCTCTGCTATACTCAACCAACCGAAGGTTACGTTTACTGCTCATCCCCATTGTGGCTTAGCCACATATCTCTTTGTTAAAGATACTAATAACGTCATTCCTCTGACGAGATTCGTGGAAGTAGAACCCCTCTTTGAGGAATTGTTTTATCTTTCTGAGAGAACCGAGAGAGCTAGGATAAAATTGTTGGCAAAAATCAAGGCTCTAGGCATACTCCGGAAACATATCGATAAAGAAAAAACACCAGAAGGACTCAAGATATCAGACTTCCTGCAACTGCTGAGTACTGTTTTAAGCGACGAGACAAAAGAAGGGCTCGCAGAATTCTCTTGGAACATGATGTTTGTTGGTGGAATGCACTTCCAAGATGCGTACAATTATGACATCGAGAGAGTAAAGAGGTGTGTGATTCATTATGCAGTTCCTGATGGAAGGATCATACCCTTCTGCGCTTACAACGGCGGACCAACATACAGGGAAGAAATAGAAAGGAAGTATTCAGTTCCACTCGAAGAGTGGAGAAAGACTAGGGGTAGCGATTATACCTAG
- a CDS encoding 4Fe-4S binding protein → MKVIIEKCMHCGACVGSCPSNAIFLNEVIIDFHQECNQCRRCTKACPVGAIQMEAGG, encoded by the coding sequence ATGAAAGTAATTATCGAAAAGTGCATGCACTGTGGTGCCTGCGTAGGCTCCTGTCCATCTAATGCAATATTTTTGAATGAGGTGATCATTGATTTCCACCAAGAATGCAATCAATGTAGACGTTGCACAAAAGCGTGTCCAGTTGGAGCTATCCAAATGGAAGCTGGTGGTTAG
- a CDS encoding NAD(P)/FAD-dependent oxidoreductase translates to MQLKEYDVVIVGAGPAGSMTAKYAAEGGARVLMIEKRQEIGSPVRCGEGISRASLEEVGIRPDKRWIAAEVEGAKIVSPGGYIFRINERMAGNEVGMVLERVLFDKALAAEAARAGAEIMVKTSATGLIREDGKITGIRAVHHGESIRIKAKCVVGADGFESQVGRWGGLDTTLKPNDITSCFQYRLTNIDHDYRYCEFIVGSLAPGGYIWIFPKGEDTANVGIGVLLSKIKYPGQVKDLLDQFISRDDRLKDGQPLDCVSGAVSVSPPPDKLVADSLLLVGDAARIIDPITGGGIAHACISGMMAGKVLAEACQEQDFSENRLMAYEESLRDRLENKLWRNWMAKEKLITLSDEIFDKIVKTLAEVGVEKMSVGNILKVIKARHPELIKEFEELI, encoded by the coding sequence ATGCAGTTGAAGGAATACGATGTCGTTATTGTCGGAGCTGGACCAGCAGGAAGCATGACTGCTAAATATGCAGCAGAAGGTGGCGCTCGAGTGCTGATGATCGAGAAGAGGCAGGAAATAGGTTCCCCCGTTAGGTGCGGTGAGGGGATCTCAAGGGCTTCTCTGGAAGAAGTTGGGATTAGGCCAGATAAGAGATGGATTGCTGCGGAAGTGGAAGGGGCAAAAATCGTTTCTCCAGGCGGCTATATATTCAGAATAAACGAAAGAATGGCAGGTAATGAGGTCGGAATGGTATTGGAAAGAGTACTTTTTGACAAAGCGCTGGCAGCTGAGGCCGCAAGAGCTGGTGCCGAAATAATGGTGAAGACCTCGGCCACCGGTTTGATAAGAGAAGATGGAAAGATTACTGGGATAAGGGCTGTACATCATGGAGAGTCGATAAGAATTAAAGCTAAATGCGTCGTTGGAGCCGATGGATTCGAATCGCAGGTTGGTCGATGGGGTGGATTGGATACCACACTGAAACCAAATGATATCACGAGCTGCTTTCAATACAGATTGACGAACATTGATCACGACTATAGATATTGCGAATTCATCGTAGGGAGTCTTGCACCTGGTGGGTATATTTGGATTTTCCCAAAAGGCGAAGACACAGCAAACGTCGGCATAGGCGTATTATTATCCAAGATAAAATATCCAGGTCAGGTTAAGGATTTGCTTGATCAATTCATCTCAAGGGATGACCGCTTGAAAGATGGCCAGCCACTAGATTGTGTGAGCGGTGCTGTGTCGGTGTCACCACCTCCAGACAAACTCGTTGCAGATAGCTTATTACTTGTAGGGGATGCTGCCAGAATTATTGACCCCATCACCGGAGGGGGTATCGCTCATGCTTGCATATCTGGCATGATGGCTGGAAAAGTCTTAGCAGAAGCATGCCAGGAACAAGATTTCAGTGAAAATAGGTTAATGGCATATGAAGAATCGCTGCGTGACAGATTGGAGAATAAACTGTGGAGAAACTGGATGGCGAAAGAAAAGCTCATAACACTATCTGATGAGATCTTTGACAAAATTGTAAAGACATTAGCAGAAGTCGGTGTAGAAAAAATGTCCGTCGGTAATATATTAAAGGTCATCAAGGCCCGTCATCCGGAACTCATCAAGGAATTTGAAGAGCTTATCTAA
- the mvk gene encoding mevalonate kinase: MLTSSAPGKIILFGEHAVVFGKPAIAIAISLRLRCTLAHDMQFTFNDQPLSRKHHPYIVAALEKNWTGGPLKIKVNSDLPSGSGLGSSAAITGALIGGLFAMKGTLKAEEVAKKAFDVELAVQGRASPVDTSTCVHGHGIFINSIPGDDLLWRISSGLKEWFVHHCEVPRMKIVIGFTGISAPTGPLVERVRRFVETNRSGIDIIEEIGQIAIDGIKKLRVNDLVALGELMKRNQELLSMLGVSTPALEKLITASSPHSFGAKLTGAGGGGSIIALTDQPEKVSEAIRKKGGVPYIVETKLPGLLLSVSNNEV; the protein is encoded by the coding sequence ATGCTCACAAGCTCAGCGCCTGGTAAGATCATTTTATTTGGCGAACATGCCGTCGTTTTTGGAAAGCCAGCTATTGCGATCGCGATCTCTCTTCGACTTCGATGCACCCTTGCTCATGACATGCAATTTACGTTCAATGATCAACCCCTCTCAAGAAAACATCATCCTTATATTGTAGCCGCACTCGAGAAGAATTGGACAGGAGGACCTTTGAAAATCAAAGTGAATTCGGATTTGCCATCTGGATCCGGTCTCGGATCATCGGCAGCTATTACGGGGGCTTTGATAGGCGGACTTTTCGCAATGAAGGGAACCTTGAAGGCTGAGGAAGTTGCAAAGAAAGCATTTGATGTCGAGCTCGCTGTCCAAGGAAGAGCTAGTCCAGTCGATACCTCTACGTGCGTTCACGGACATGGGATTTTTATAAATAGTATTCCCGGAGACGATTTACTTTGGAGAATCTCAAGCGGGTTAAAGGAGTGGTTTGTGCATCATTGCGAAGTGCCTCGTATGAAAATCGTCATCGGCTTTACCGGGATAAGCGCGCCAACCGGCCCCCTTGTGGAGAGGGTAAGGCGCTTTGTTGAGACAAACAGATCAGGAATCGATATCATTGAGGAGATTGGCCAGATAGCGATTGATGGCATTAAAAAGCTCAGAGTTAATGACCTGGTCGCTCTCGGTGAACTGATGAAAAGAAATCAAGAACTGTTGTCGATGTTGGGCGTATCTACCCCCGCATTAGAAAAGCTCATTACAGCGAGTTCTCCCCATTCATTTGGAGCAAAATTAACTGGAGCGGGTGGCGGAGGAAGCATAATAGCGCTTACCGATCAACCCGAAAAAGTGAGCGAAGCGATTAGGAAAAAGGGTGGAGTACCGTACATCGTGGAAACGAAATTGCCCGGATTGCTTCTTAGCGTGTCAAATAATGAAGTTTAG
- a CDS encoding MFS transporter yields the protein MNPRIKCILVLSSAAFVSLLGSSLISPILPFYALSFNVSVALVGVLVSSFGLASVLIDMPSGILLRRFGAKRLLVSGLLLIFVSAMICAFAINYTMLLFGRLISGVGYAVYTVTSFTCIGIVAPETQRGRYMSFYLGMLLLGPVSGPAIGGFLGENYGVRTPFVFYGLLSLVSSLLVNFAVEERLIAQLGPSVQNDSTKVGSIFKNYTLMAINFSIFCIFFIRIGVVSTVVPIFASRNLGMSLETIGILLTLTALSNFATMLPAGALTDRYGRKWFMISSLLLTGILTLLIPFAEGMISLALVMTSLGFAFGFSGPIMAWVSDCAGGKNLSVAMGVFRMMSDLGFVAGPLILSIIANNSSDKIGIEPFLVAGLLIIMGGLFLLKGKEKKNNVNMRE from the coding sequence ATGAATCCAAGAATAAAGTGCATACTAGTCTTGTCTTCTGCGGCTTTTGTATCGTTATTAGGTAGCTCGCTAATTTCCCCCATCTTGCCTTTTTATGCCCTTTCTTTTAATGTATCCGTCGCTCTTGTTGGCGTACTCGTTTCAAGTTTTGGACTCGCAAGCGTATTAATCGACATGCCGAGCGGAATTCTACTCCGAAGATTCGGAGCTAAGCGGTTATTGGTTTCTGGACTGCTTCTGATATTTGTCTCTGCGATGATATGCGCCTTTGCGATCAATTACACAATGCTTCTCTTCGGCAGACTCATCAGTGGTGTTGGTTATGCAGTTTACACAGTAACCTCGTTCACATGCATAGGCATTGTAGCTCCAGAGACTCAGAGAGGAAGGTACATGAGTTTCTATTTAGGAATGTTGCTTCTCGGACCAGTCAGTGGACCAGCAATAGGAGGATTTCTAGGAGAGAATTACGGTGTGCGCACGCCCTTCGTATTTTATGGTTTACTTTCATTGGTCTCGAGTTTGCTGGTGAACTTTGCAGTTGAGGAAAGACTTATTGCACAGCTCGGGCCAAGCGTACAAAATGATAGTACAAAAGTTGGTAGTATTTTCAAAAATTACACTCTGATGGCAATAAATTTCTCAATTTTCTGCATATTCTTCATTCGCATCGGGGTTGTCTCTACTGTAGTTCCGATTTTTGCAAGTAGGAATCTGGGGATGAGTCTAGAGACAATTGGCATATTGCTTACATTGACAGCACTGTCGAATTTTGCCACGATGCTGCCGGCCGGCGCTCTAACAGATAGATATGGACGGAAATGGTTTATGATCTCAAGCTTGTTATTGACGGGTATTTTGACTCTGTTGATCCCATTTGCCGAGGGGATGATTTCTCTCGCCCTGGTTATGACATCCCTGGGGTTTGCATTTGGATTTTCTGGTCCCATCATGGCATGGGTTTCAGACTGCGCCGGTGGCAAAAATCTAAGTGTGGCTATGGGGGTTTTCAGGATGATGAGTGATTTGGGATTCGTCGCAGGACCATTAATCCTTTCAATTATTGCAAACAACTCCTCGGATAAGATCGGGATAGAACCTTTTCTGGTAGCTGGTTTGCTGATTATTATGGGAGGTCTTTTTTTATTAAAAGGAAAAGAGAAGAAAAATAATGTGAATATGCGCGAATAA
- a CDS encoding pyridoxal phosphate-dependent aminotransferase, with product MSLMKRPRFSKLVSAMLEKPSAIKSMMKLADERNIRRIGLDPSQVISLGGGWVGHHPPERLREIYAEIALDREKFYRVSGYPPIPGVPECRKSLAEMDRYLFGADIMEENVIIGATSTEITYDLLRALLDPDDRMLLLDPTYTNYPGQTMLALNDPSIDLSYDNSSITESNSKIIHLKVFDSSSWRYMPDVDRSICELEELFKKHKPKAMMIATPDNPTGQIIPQKFVEAAMELCTENDSYLIIDFTYKWQNFSTKSPEYFSWSPREYGNLILVYSASKWSRALGRRLGWICASQEIVEAMETLLAYSILCGDHMHQLATAIYLEESMNDGSLRKYLDFWNERYKEAANITVNSIDKYCGCRRLVPMGALYTVMDLGMTAEPMVEKILKNTGVLLIPGIMFGSSLINGVRISYGPLVEKPSLIEEGLHRVGEYINTLRKR from the coding sequence ATGAGTCTTATGAAACGTCCTCGCTTTTCAAAGCTGGTCTCTGCAATGCTGGAAAAACCCTCAGCGATCAAATCAATGATGAAACTTGCAGATGAAAGGAATATCAGAAGAATCGGACTGGACCCTAGTCAAGTTATTTCCCTCGGTGGAGGATGGGTAGGACATCACCCCCCTGAGCGACTGAGGGAAATATATGCCGAAATTGCACTTGACCGGGAGAAATTCTATAGAGTCAGTGGTTATCCGCCAATCCCAGGTGTTCCAGAATGCAGAAAGTCGCTGGCGGAGATGGACCGGTATCTTTTTGGCGCTGATATTATGGAAGAGAATGTTATTATTGGTGCTACCTCAACTGAAATCACGTATGACTTACTCCGGGCACTTTTAGATCCAGATGATCGAATGCTGCTCCTAGATCCTACATACACAAACTATCCTGGTCAGACGATGCTTGCATTGAACGACCCTTCGATCGATTTGTCCTACGATAATTCATCAATTACCGAGTCGAATTCTAAGATTATCCACTTGAAAGTCTTTGATTCGTCGAGCTGGCGGTATATGCCTGACGTTGATCGCTCTATCTGCGAGCTCGAAGAACTGTTCAAAAAACACAAACCGAAGGCAATGATGATTGCGACTCCTGATAATCCCACCGGCCAAATTATTCCGCAAAAGTTCGTAGAAGCTGCAATGGAACTATGCACGGAGAACGATTCATATCTCATTATTGATTTCACTTACAAATGGCAAAACTTTAGCACGAAAAGTCCTGAGTATTTTTCGTGGTCCCCAAGGGAATATGGGAATCTTATTCTTGTTTACTCAGCATCAAAATGGTCCAGAGCCCTTGGGCGCCGATTAGGTTGGATATGTGCCTCCCAGGAAATTGTCGAAGCAATGGAAACGCTGTTGGCATACTCGATTCTCTGTGGAGATCACATGCACCAACTTGCAACTGCTATATATCTAGAAGAATCGATGAACGATGGTAGTCTGAGGAAATACCTGGATTTCTGGAATGAAAGGTACAAGGAAGCGGCAAATATTACGGTTAATTCTATCGATAAGTACTGCGGCTGCCGAAGACTCGTGCCGATGGGGGCGCTTTACACTGTAATGGATTTGGGAATGACTGCGGAGCCAATGGTCGAGAAAATCCTGAAGAACACAGGTGTTCTCTTAATACCTGGCATCATGTTCGGAAGCTCGCTTATCAACGGAGTTCGAATTTCTTACGGACCTCTTGTCGAGAAGCCTAGCCTTATTGAAGAGGGACTCCATAGGGTCGGAGAATATATAAATACATTGAGAAAAAGGTAA
- the map gene encoding type II methionyl aminopeptidase, translating into MNNHALECIRKAGAIAGEALEMAENLIDEGVRYIDIALEVEEFIKKKGARPAFPVNISVNEIAAHFTPAPNDGARLKRGDLVKIDVGAHVEGFIGDTAATVEVGTRNYEELIRAAEEALRIAIDVVNDGVSASVIGGTIERTIKDAGFKPVVNLTGHSMTQYNLHAGLSIPNIDDGITAKVCNDMVVAIEPFATNGAGEVRSGKLGNIYRISVEKPVKDVKAKEFFDELKKRFKTLPFCDRWCQDISKEASVLIKYLYRHGLISGYPVLVEVDGGVVSQAEHTVFIHNSRKEITTLRKP; encoded by the coding sequence ATGAATAATCATGCACTTGAATGTATACGAAAAGCTGGAGCTATCGCAGGTGAAGCCTTGGAAATGGCTGAGAATCTGATCGACGAGGGAGTTCGTTACATTGACATTGCTTTAGAAGTTGAAGAGTTCATAAAGAAAAAGGGTGCAAGGCCAGCCTTTCCCGTCAATATCAGCGTTAACGAGATAGCGGCACATTTCACACCAGCTCCAAATGATGGTGCACGCTTAAAGCGTGGCGATCTAGTAAAGATCGATGTTGGTGCGCATGTCGAGGGTTTCATTGGTGATACCGCTGCAACCGTTGAAGTAGGAACAAGAAACTATGAGGAGCTGATACGCGCCGCTGAAGAAGCTTTGCGTATAGCTATTGACGTCGTAAATGACGGAGTTTCTGCAAGTGTTATTGGAGGAACCATCGAACGCACTATAAAAGATGCAGGTTTTAAGCCTGTGGTCAATCTCACGGGGCACAGCATGACTCAGTATAATCTCCACGCTGGACTCAGCATCCCTAACATCGATGATGGTATAACAGCAAAGGTGTGCAACGATATGGTAGTAGCGATCGAACCATTCGCCACTAATGGAGCTGGCGAGGTCAGGAGTGGCAAACTTGGAAATATCTACAGAATCTCAGTAGAGAAGCCGGTTAAAGACGTAAAAGCGAAGGAGTTTTTTGACGAATTAAAGAAGAGATTTAAAACTTTACCATTTTGTGATAGGTGGTGTCAGGATATCAGCAAAGAGGCATCGGTACTGATCAAATATCTTTATCGTCATGGTTTGATTTCAGGATACCCAGTTCTTGTCGAAGTCGATGGCGGGGTTGTCAGCCAGGCGGAGCACACAGTTTTTATTCACAATTCAAGAAAAGAAATAACGACGTTGAGAAAACCGTGA
- a CDS encoding L-threonylcarbamoyladenylate synthase: MELISCKKKDCAICDLPDGRIEEMANAVRKGKLVIYPTETLYGLGANPFDEAAITRVYMVKRRPFDMPLSVAVADIDMLEDIAVLDGKTRKLLSKFTPGPITLLLTKKGNIPDILTSSSMEIGIRIPDHPLALRLIRRCGPIISTSANLHSHPDPINAQMAIADIGDKVEYCIDCGPCRIGKPSTIVQVMENGIEIVRQGAIPKNLIEAALHE; the protein is encoded by the coding sequence ATGGAGCTTATATCGTGCAAAAAGAAAGATTGCGCTATATGCGATCTACCCGATGGTAGAATTGAAGAGATGGCGAATGCGGTGCGAAAAGGAAAACTCGTCATATATCCGACGGAAACTCTGTATGGACTGGGTGCAAACCCGTTTGACGAAGCGGCTATAACAAGGGTTTATATGGTAAAACGGAGACCGTTTGATATGCCATTATCCGTAGCCGTTGCAGATATAGATATGCTTGAGGACATCGCCGTGCTCGACGGCAAAACGAGAAAGCTCTTGTCAAAGTTTACACCTGGTCCCATAACACTTCTCTTGACAAAGAAAGGGAATATTCCTGACATCCTCACCTCCTCCTCAATGGAAATAGGAATACGTATCCCAGATCATCCTCTTGCTTTGAGACTTATAAGACGATGTGGGCCTATCATTTCAACAAGCGCGAATCTGCATTCCCATCCAGATCCTATTAACGCGCAGATGGCAATTGCCGACATAGGCGATAAGGTGGAATATTGCATTGACTGTGGTCCTTGCAGGATCGGAAAGCCTTCCACGATTGTTCAGGTCATGGAGAATGGTATAGAAATAGTGAGGCAAGGAGCAATTCCGAAAAATCTGATCGAGGCTGCCCTCCATGAATAA
- a CDS encoding MBL fold metallo-hydrolase: MTVHCLPGVGLDSNIYVVTGSDPFLVDTGTGVHTKSILGQISEIVPPSRIDRIILTHRHFDHVGGARFLMRSLDAEVYIHELDAPPLVQGDGWATLAKFGGIRMEPVEVHPLSEGCVFSTGDHEFVVYHTPGHSEGSIVLIDKITGALICGDLLFIGGVGRWDLPSGSYDDLVRSLRRLLLFEITDLYPGHGPYSLKDARMQVLRALDSLGEV, from the coding sequence ATGACCGTTCATTGCCTGCCAGGAGTAGGACTGGATTCAAATATTTATGTGGTCACTGGTAGCGATCCTTTTCTGGTCGATACGGGTACCGGCGTTCACACCAAGAGTATACTTGGTCAGATCTCCGAAATAGTTCCGCCTTCAAGGATTGATAGAATTATTCTCACGCACAGGCACTTTGATCATGTTGGTGGCGCTCGTTTTCTGATGAGATCTCTCGATGCCGAAGTATACATTCATGAATTAGATGCGCCCCCACTGGTGCAGGGTGATGGGTGGGCCACTCTTGCCAAATTCGGAGGAATAAGAATGGAGCCGGTTGAAGTACATCCCCTCTCTGAAGGTTGTGTGTTCTCGACTGGTGATCACGAATTCGTTGTCTATCACACGCCAGGTCACTCAGAGGGCAGCATTGTGCTTATTGATAAAATTACAGGCGCTTTGATCTGCGGGGATCTGTTGTTTATAGGAGGCGTTGGGCGTTGGGATCTTCCCTCGGGAAGCTATGATGATCTTGTGAGGTCTCTTCGTCGTCTCCTTTTATTCGAGATTACTGATCTATATCCTGGTCATGGTCCTTACTCCTTGAAGGATGCGAGGATGCAAGTACTTAGAGCGCTAGATAGCTTGGGGGAGGTGTGA
- a CDS encoding ATP-grasp domain-containing protein — MNLPEHYSKKLLHSKGVPIPNGYLIRKPDEIRDFPMPAILKAQVPIGRRGKLGGIRKVNDLVDAEKSACEIFKMRFNGFTPKEILVEEFVDAAMETYVGITINRDVGLPEVIASAEGGVEIEEVADSNIKRITVHPFIGITEYQIRELLDALDIPQDLRDAGRTLLRTLWELFWTFDCELLEINPLMITMDRRLVAADAKITINDDALFRHQQIGLLDMNVDTLEAEARKNSLVLVKLDGNVAVIANGAGLTMATLDNLVYHGGKGGLFLDLGGTDDPRKVECALELALKTLPKVILINIFGGMTRCDTVASGIIAVKRKTSLNIPIVIRLKGTNEGVAHEMLKKEGFLVYEELDEACKTASKMGGN, encoded by the coding sequence ATGAATCTTCCTGAGCACTATTCGAAAAAACTCCTACATTCAAAGGGTGTGCCTATTCCCAATGGATATCTTATCAGAAAGCCTGACGAAATTAGGGATTTCCCGATGCCAGCTATCCTAAAGGCGCAGGTGCCTATCGGAAGACGGGGGAAATTGGGTGGCATAAGGAAGGTCAACGATCTGGTTGATGCAGAGAAGAGCGCTTGTGAGATTTTCAAAATGCGATTTAATGGTTTTACTCCAAAAGAAATTCTCGTCGAAGAGTTTGTTGATGCTGCCATGGAAACATATGTTGGAATTACGATCAATAGAGATGTCGGTTTACCCGAGGTTATTGCGAGCGCAGAAGGTGGCGTTGAAATAGAAGAGGTTGCTGATAGTAACATAAAAAGAATCACCGTTCATCCATTTATTGGTATCACAGAATATCAGATTCGGGAACTCTTAGATGCTCTTGATATCCCGCAAGATCTCAGAGATGCCGGAAGGACGCTCCTAAGAACCCTGTGGGAATTATTCTGGACGTTTGACTGCGAATTATTGGAAATCAATCCATTAATGATAACAATGGATAGAAGGCTAGTAGCAGCTGATGCAAAGATCACTATCAATGACGATGCACTCTTTCGCCATCAGCAAATTGGGCTTCTGGATATGAATGTCGACACGCTTGAAGCGGAGGCTAGAAAAAATTCGCTCGTTCTTGTCAAACTCGACGGAAATGTTGCAGTCATAGCCAACGGTGCAGGTTTGACGATGGCTACGCTGGACAATCTTGTATACCATGGAGGGAAAGGGGGATTATTCCTTGATCTTGGTGGAACCGACGATCCCAGGAAGGTTGAATGCGCTCTAGAACTGGCGTTGAAAACATTACCAAAAGTTATCCTAATAAACATCTTTGGTGGAATGACTCGTTGCGATACAGTAGCATCTGGGATAATCGCTGTGAAGAGGAAAACCTCACTGAACATACCCATCGTGATTAGACTCAAAGGCACTAATGAAGGAGTAGCTCACGAAATGCTCAAGAAGGAGGGGTTCCTCGTCTACGAGGAACTTGACGAGGCGTGCAAGACGGCAAGCAAGATGGGAGGCAACTGA